DNA from Ziziphus jujuba cultivar Dongzao chromosome 2, ASM3175591v1:
ATTACTTTCAAAACATCCTTCACATTTATACACACCAACGTCCATTCAAGATGACCTTGAAATGAGTAATCTGGTGAAAACCAAATTCATCTCctttatttataaatagaaaaaagcatcaaacttaaaaataaaaaaataaaaaaaaatgttgtgtgTACACCAATAATCACATTCGTGTCATGTCGTGTAGGGGGCTaagaacattttttttccccctcaaaaTCCAAACTCCCAAAAAACTATTACAAATATGTAGATCCATCCATCAATCCTTTCATTAGATACATGTCCTACTTTTTGACTTTGTACATGTAAAccttttgcttatttatttatttatttttaccatatctatataatttaaacTCTCTCTTAAGCTaagtgtgtgtgaatatatatatatattacatatatccTAGCCGTCCTAGAAGCATATAAGTGATTGCGTGAGAATTACGGCACCTTTCATTTTCCAGCAGGGTTTGCATATATCCATCAGCAATATATTTGTGTCAATTCTCTGTAGTCAGTGAATATGGACGTTGGCCATTATATGCCGCCCACGTTTTTCTATACATTTCCAACTTTACAAAAATTACGCACAAAcctcattttttccttttcattccctttacacacacatacacacacatatatgtatatatatataaatatactatctttttcttttgagcAAATACTTTTACTTCTTGAATATTCCCTTAGCAAATTCATCTTCTTTTGCGTTTTTTTCTGATCATATGGAGAATTACCATAtgcttctttcttcttcaactccaccatcgGTAGTCTCTCCTGCTTCTTCAGCTATATTGAACATGGAAAACAATGGTCGTATGTTTACTCATTTTCTTGGGAATAATAATACTACAGATCAGATGGGAGTGAGAGAATCTAAATTTGATCTTCATCATCAGCATCATCATCATATGATTCAAGAAGATCATGTGGATGCTAATAACAAGTTGGAAAGTGGAAGCTCTGGTCGTCCTTCGAGCAAGACGAAATCGTCATCGGGAAAGAAAGAATTAAGTgataagatgatgatgaagaagcaCAAATATGCATTTCAAACAAGGAGTCAGGTTGATATACTTGATGATGGGTATCGATGGAGAAAATATGGGCAGAAAACTGTGAAGAACAGCAATTTCCCTAGGTTAGTATTTATGTGtgtgcatatacatatatatatatacatattatcttCTTAATCTTCGTAATCATTAGTTTTATATGGTGGGTTTTTGATTTTGGTACTTATTATGGAATCTGGACATAGTGGAATATCTTTTCACGTAGACCCACCATCATTATTTTCTGTGTTTTTTGCTTAACTCAGTGGAAATAAACCGTATAGTTCACTGAAAAGAACACACTGCTAAATATATGTTTACTTGGTTGAAAATCCTCATTGAGTAACAACATTCAATTGCACTTTTCCATTATGAATTAGGATACCATTCATAGGATTAATCTAATTCATTCTAGCCTTTTAGGTATATGTAAGAATCCTTTATCATAATTTTTGTTGCATTGTTAATTGTGTTAGAGTCATCTTTCATGGACAAGTTTAAGCATTCTAAGATAACCTTTTAGCCTCTTTCCTATGCAACTTATACACAATCTTAGCACTACATAATCCTCACTGTATAAAGTAATCAAGAATTTGAAGAGAGATTTGTCAAATAGGCGTCGGAGAGATTGGTATATCTTTGATGATTATTCAAACACACAATCAAGATAGATTCACATAGTTCTTCTATATACTTTGAAGAGGGGTTTCATTGCTGACAAGGGTAAAAACAAAGGTACACATATATAATGTTTGTCACAAACCTATCCTCTCTAATTTCTCCTTTCTCTATCTGTTCtatattttacataataaaAGCAAGGATATGTGCAGCCATTCGAGAATGAAAAAaacccttaaaaaataaaaataaagattatcTTTTACTTTGATGCTTTGAAAATTGGTTCTTTATGGTCATGAGTAAATAAGTTATGATTTTGattcaattcatttatttttttctgcagAAGTTATTACAGGTGTACTCATCGAGGATGCAATGTCAAGAAGCAAATCCAGCGACTTTCAAAAGATGAAGAGGTTGTAGTGACAACATATGAAGGAATTCATACACATCCGATTGAGAAGTCTGCTGAGAATTTCGATGAAATATTGAAGCAAATGCAAACATATGCTACTTTCTGAAGTAATATATTAATTCAGTA
Protein-coding regions in this window:
- the LOC107418018 gene encoding probable WRKY transcription factor 75 — its product is MENYHMLLSSSTPPSVVSPASSAILNMENNGRMFTHFLGNNNTTDQMGVRESKFDLHHQHHHHMIQEDHVDANNKLESGSSGRPSSKTKSSSGKKELSDKMMMKKHKYAFQTRSQVDILDDGYRWRKYGQKTVKNSNFPRSYYRCTHRGCNVKKQIQRLSKDEEVVVTTYEGIHTHPIEKSAENFDEILKQMQTYATF